AAGATTGTCGTATTTTGCAAGCAGTCTGACGCAGGAATCGTTGTAAAAATCCTCATAAGCCTCGTCGACGGCCACGATACCGCGACCGAGGGCGATGACCTTTTCCAGCTCCGACGACGGCGCTGCGGCTCCCGTGGGATTATTGGGATTGCAGAGAAAGGTCACGACGGGATTTTCCCGAAGCACGGTCTCCACGGCTTTTTCGACGTTAAAACTGAAATCGTCGTTGAGCGGGATTTTCACAAATTCTCCCTCGTTCATCATCGTAAAGATCCCGTACATGGAAAAGGAGGGATCGAGGGAAAGCACCTTTTTTTCCGCCGCCGTGGACCTGAGCAGAATATCGAGGAGATCGTCGGAGCCGACGCCCACCGCAATATTTTTTTCCGAAACGCCGTAATGCCGGGCGATTGCTTTCTTGACCCGTTCGCAGCTGTCGTCGGGATAGCGGTTCAGATTGTGCACCATGATGTAATTGGAGATGTATTTTTTGATTTCATAGGGCGTATCGTAGAATGCCTCGTTGGCGTTCAGGTAAACGCCGGTTTTATGCGTGACAGGCGTGTAAGGCGCCAGATTTTTGAATCGTTCCTTGAGGTATTTCATTTCAATCTCTCCTTGACGGACCGGGCGTGGGCGTCCAGTCCCTCTTCTTCCGCAAAGTCAATAACCGCCTGCGCGAGATTCCGGAAAGCGCTTTCGGTAAAAGAGAGCACGCTTGTACGCTTTTGGAAGTCGCGGACGGAAAGAGGGGAAAAGAAGCGGGCCGTCCCCCCTGTGGGCAGCACATGATTCGGCCCCGCGAGATAATCGCCGAGCGCTTCGGGCGTATAATGCCCCAAAAATACGGCGCCGGCGTTTTTGACTTGGCTGAGTTTCGCCAGGGGCTCCTTCAGCGCGAGCTCCAGATGTTCCGGGGCAAAGGCGTTGGCGAGGGCGATCCCTTCGTCCGCGTCATGGACAAGAATGATCTTTGAGTAATTTTGAAGCGATTGGGCGAGGATTTCCTTCCGGGAGAGCTCCCCGTAAAGGCGGGTAACTTCGCTTTTGACCGCTTTCGCGAGCTTCGGGCTGTCCGTAATGAGAATCCCTCCGGCCAGCGGATCATGCTCGGCCTGGCTCAGGAGGTCGGCCGCCACCCAATCGGCTCTGGCGCTGTCGTCGGCCACAATGAGAATCTCGCTGGGCCCCGCGAT
Above is a window of Fusobacteriaceae bacterium DNA encoding:
- the hisC gene encoding histidinol-phosphate transaminase encodes the protein MKYLKERFKNLAPYTPVTHKTGVYLNANEAFYDTPYEIKKYISNYIMVHNLNRYPDDSCERVKKAIARHYGVSEKNIAVGVGSDDLLDILLRSTAAEKKVLSLDPSFSMYGIFTMMNEGEFVKIPLNDDFSFNVEKAVETVLRENPVVTFLCNPNNPTGAAAPSSELEKVIALGRGIVAVDEAYEDFYNDSCVRLLAKYDNLCILRTFSKAYALASIRFGYAIANEEIIRMIDTVRAPYIMNTLSQEIAAYAIERFDLYRDKIRETVAEREYLYQELRALGVKVWPSQTNFLLMVLGDDIKGKLNENNIFLRYIGPWSRVTVGTREENEIFLQVLRENLPEKEARP